The Primulina tabacum isolate GXHZ01 chromosome 1, ASM2559414v2, whole genome shotgun sequence genome contains the following window.
tttttagtatgactgctcaaattagatccgaaaattcctgttttgatgttctttcgaaaactgcaatttttcggtacatattttgagaaaactttcaactacaaaaacatagatctttttgatacgttcgatttgatataaatttcgagttatttggattaaaaacgagtgagttatgatgtttttcgtatgactgctcaaatcgtgtttcaagaaagttatgaattttaatgtgttcttgaagtttttatgttgcaggctttgttggggatcgatgggtgatcgttgctgcatataagaaagttagtaatgatgtttagagtatttttgaggtttcgattcatgtcgttaaaagcttgaattattaagaagtcgtaagaaataaactttaatataaatgacagtatttttgggtcgtataaattgtagggtgattataaaagtttagttcattgttatggtgtcctagaatggtctcatagtgtggaatcttgatgcattatgtgttaattgggagaatagacatgtcataaaattttcatcaaataattcGTTGGGCAGACGGACACGGACGACGGAGGTTagcacggggttcgtgccttcTCATTTCTTCGACACATATTTAAACGCAcagacacggacccgtacacggacctaggGACGGGGTCCGTGCTCCTTCTTTTACATGACACATATGAGGCAGTACCTACACAGACCCGGGGCCTGACCTgggtacggggtccgtgtagcttcagtttttgggataaatattttatcacttaaggtttggtttgaggtgttatggtatgatttaacattaatgttttacaaggtcaagtggtgagaaattatagaatgttctaagaaattatttagcttgagattaagcatgacttttacgtttaagttgtacacgttaagcttatgaattcatgttagtatgttgcagcaacgacacgattgacatccaacgaatccctcagcgctaagtaagtatgtatgacgtgcaaagaaaatatttgaagtttttgaggtatgctaaatgtcttgtgaccaaaagtaaatgggtttggaagtcggtgaacgtggccgaggacctctccaccccgttaaattatgaacgggtttgaagttaggattggaaagcgttaaattatgaacggggaccaatccgcccgttaaattatgaacgggttagatcgtggttgtgaagcgttaaattatgaacgtggatcaactggcctgttaaattatgaacagggatctcatgtacgtggcagtggatacgtccctgtcagcccagtactgtggtttgtctgatcagatatttattatgttatgggtcacttgctttgaaacatcctctacgcaaaatgatgaagttaagtatgttgaagtatgaaagcatatttaaagaaaagtttatgtgatggcacgtcatattatgtatgcatgtatgttcaaagtttatgcaaagctcaagtttatgaaagttcaagttattatgcaaattcaagtttcaaagtatgtatgtttaagttcaaagaagtttatgagagttcaaagttattatgaaagtttaagtttcaagtatatatgttatattttgaagttgtatgtggttttattatgtaatactcgttattcccagtttatacgtgttgagtctttagactcactagacttgaacgatgcaggtgagtacgttgaggaggagacaggaggtggcgaccaaggggcaggcttggactgagcgaaaggctaaacccgaggaccactatgtttatgtttattgaaaactttaaaatattatgtttttatgttggatgtgagatgatttgaaataagtactttgttggaaaatattagttgggaatgttgattttaatattattaagttaaatgacaagtgacgaccgtatgaaattttatgtttaagaaaatttttaatttttccgcaaattttgaagtagtaaaagtacggtacgttacagttggtatcagagcggtgttcttgtaaagggttatgcctacttccagtcgcaagaagctcataaggtcacacctcaagtctgtaagttttaagttttcAAAGATTTATGTTAGTGTAGTATGCAttaagttattattttcagcatgtccataCTTTTAAGTTCAGTTACGTGAATCCTATGTTATTTATATCATGTTcatatgcatgttgggtttacgtatTGGGTAATTTTAGAACAGTATGGCTCCTAGACGTTTGATTGCCCGTGGAGCTAGGGATGAGGACCGAGAGTCTCGTGATAGGGAAAGAGccactcctcctcctccacctccagatatgcaggcgcagatgcttgcagctatgacgcagttcttcgcacaggtTGCGGGGAATCCAGCTCCAGCAGCAGGAGGTGCAGGACCGAGGACTCAACCGGAGGCAGTGTACGAGAGATTTCAGAAGATGAATCCTCAAAAGTTCTCAGGGACTACGAATCCTATGGTGGCGGAAGAGTGGGTTAAGTCTATAGAGGTGATCTTTGAGTATATGGAATTGCAGGATGTGgatcgagtccgatgtgccattTTTCTCCTAGCAGGGGATGCAAGACGATGGTGGGACAGTGCATCGGTGGCAGTTAATTTGCCGATGTTGTCTTGGGATGGATTCAAAGAGATGTTCTTCgctaagtacttcactgaggaggtACAGGCCCGTTTGACTACGGAATTTATGACACTACGACAGGGAGATAGTagtgtggctgagtttgtgagaAAGTTTGAACAGGGTTGCTACTTTGTGCCACTCATAGCTAATGATGCTCGAGCAaaactgaggcatttcatgggtGGTTTGCGGCcagtcttgcgccgtgatgtgagagtaaCTGGCCTTACTACATATGCAGCTGCCGTTTCTGGAGCTCTGGCGGCGGAGCAAGACCAGAGAGACATTGAGACTGATATGttgggcaagaggccctaccaGGCACCACCGCAGCCACAGCACCAGCATCAGCGACCCCAGTACAAGAAACCTTTTCAGGGGCAGCCTGGGAAGAAGCCTTACCAAGGACCACCTaggggcaagggtcctatccagcAGCAGGGGGCGCCTCAGAGGCCCGTTGTTTTCCCAATGTGCCCGAAGTGTAACCGCCAGCATCCAGGACCATGCTTGTATGGATCAGGCaagtgttttaaatgtggaTCTACGGATCACATGCTGAAGAAGTGTCCtcagtggaagcagccaacccaagggagggtattcgccatgcacgcacaggaggcgaacccagacactacaCTAATGACCGGTAATCATTTCTATTTAAGCTCGGTATTATTTGCCTTGCATGTGGAAATTTTATTTGAGATTATTAGTGTACTAGTAAGATTTTAGATTGACTTGGAATATATTGATTTCAACTATGCTTAAAGTTAATTGCTagtattttgggatataagtttggtGTTGTGCTAacatctctcaggaaatattttcataaagagattagccacaactgcactgatagattcaggagccactcactcctttatatcggagacctttgctaatcatttggacatcaagtccattggcctagacgtgaacttttcagtgacacttccatcaggggaagagttgttAGCCACcagtgtggtcagagatattgatCTAGAACTGCAGGGTCACTTGGTGTATGCAGATTTGATTATattgccaatgccagagtttgatatcattttgggaatggattggttgaCAAAGAAtcgagttcttattgattttcagaagagatcagtgttggtcagaccattaggcatggagcagtttctattcgagccagctagatggaggaattttcctcgcatgatctcctgTATACAGGCGAGGAGATTGATTTCcaaagggtgtcaggctttcttggccagtattgtgTCAGCACCTGATGTAACCACTCCATCTATATCAGATGttccagtagtcagagattttccagacgtctttccagatgatgtTGCAGGACTTCCACCGGATAGAGAAGTGGAGTTTGCcatcgatctcatgccaggtaccgtgccaatctctaaggcaccatacagattagctccagctgagatgttagaactcaagcaacagatacaggagcttctggacaaggaatttattcgcccaagtttctcaccttggggagcacctgtactatttgtgaaaaagaaagatgggagcatgaggctttgcatcgattaccgtgagTTAAATAAggtgacgatcaagaataagtatccattgcCTAGAATagaagatttgtttgatcaattgcaaggagctactgtattttctaagatagatcttcgatcaggatatcatcaattgaaagtgaaggatgcagatgtccacaagacagctttcaggacccggtatgggcattacgagttcttagtgatgccgtttggagtaacgaatgctccagctattttcatggatctaatgaaccgagtattccatcagtatcttgatcagttcgtcatagtatttattgacgacatcctcatatactcgaagagccatgaagaACATAACCAGCATTTGAGGATAGTCTTACAGATTcttcagagtcgcaagttatttgcgaaattcagtaagtgcgaattttggttggaaaaggtagcgtttttgggtcatatagtatctagtagtggtatcgaggtggatccagcgaaaGTAGCAACTgtcaaggaatgggttgaaccaaaGAATGCATCTGAGATCcgaagttttctgggtttagctggttactaccgtaagttcattcaaggattctcgtcgatagcagtgccactcacttcattgactaagaagaatgctaagtttgtgtggagcgatgaatgtcagaagagcttcgatactttgaagcaagctcttatttcagcaccagtgttagccatgccatcagggcaaggagattttgtgttatacactgatgcatctaagctcggtttaggagCAGTAATGATGCAACAaggtcgggtcatagcttatgcttccagacagttgaaggtacatgagaaaaactacccgacacatgatcttgagttagcagccgttgtttttgcattgaaaatttggagacactatctatacggtgagaaatgtcagattttcactgatcacaagagtctcactaatcgaattctaaaatcaaGAATCGACTTTTTCCCTTAAGTTTCGATTTTTGCTCTGATTCCTCGATTTTCTTTcatatgtgtgtatgtatatatatatatatatatatatatatatatatatatatatgcgcatatgcgcgcacctcttccgcgcatatgcgcgaggaattcttcacaactctcgggtaccctcgcgcatgtgcgcgaatccaagtcgcgcatgtgcgccaacctctctggacctctcgcgcatgtgcgcgcatacagtcgcgcatgtgcgcctagTGTTCTGTTCCGCACCATGGGCTTctgccctgctcgcgcatatgagcgcctactcttcgcgcatatgcgcgagaccttcggctCTCGCACCAACAACTTCACATACAAACTTTTAATTCGTGTCTcgattagccctttcataatcgtctcgattaaaaattaataatcgtaatttaacacgatataaaatcttgggcattacaagATAATTCTTTCAACTCGATATGGAATTTGATATTCGACTCGAATGAGAAGAGTATGAAGATGATTTTTTtacttaattatataaataagtaTTCAAATATGAGGATTTTCGGACATGAAGACGGCGTTGGATTTCAAAGAATCATACTCGCACTCAAACCTAATATccgattaaattaattaatatttatatatatgatttttcgACTAtgatattaattataatatattttttaaataatattagttTGATATAAtgaaaaacttattattttaaaatttatattattttagtttaataatgattttatgataaatTGTTCTCGTATTTATTatcttttttaataatatttattttttttaatttttttacttttttattaTAATCAATAATTTAGTAAATATTTATAGATtagttaaaataatttaaatttgagaaaatataattatagataataataatatatttacatAATGTATGAATATTCAATTTTCTAAGACGTTAAagttaaatacataaaataaaaaagaaaatgaaaggctCTACACTCTTTCCAACAACAATTCACAGGTGTTTCTCTGTGAGCTCTAGATGATTTGTCCACCGTCATTTCATAATTGCTGCTTCCTTAATTTACACTCACTCTACTCCATTCTACGATACGCCGACCTAAATCGCGGATCGACGGTGGAAAAGAAGTTTCCGGATCCCGCTGAGTGGCGATTTTGTCGATTTTTCTCTCGCATGGTCATCTTTGCAGGT
Protein-coding sequences here:
- the LOC142511700 gene encoding uncharacterized protein LOC142511700, whose amino-acid sequence is MTQFFAQVAGNPAPAAGGAGPRTQPEAVYERFQKMNPQKFSGTTNPMVAEEWVKSIEVIFEYMELQDVDRVRCAIFLLAGDARRWWDSASVAVNLPMLSWDGFKEMFFAKYFTEEVQARLTTEFMTLRQGDSSVAEFVRKFEQGCYFVPLIANDARAKLRHFMGGLRPVLRRDVRVTGLTTYAAAVSGALAAEQDQRDIETDMLGKRPYQAPPQPQHQHQRPQYKKPFQGQPGKKPYQGPPRGKGPIQQQGAPQRPVVFPMCPKCNRQHPGPCLYGSGEELLATSVVRDIDLELQGHLVYADLIILPMPEFDIILGMDWLTKNRARRLISKGCQAFLASIVSAPDVTTPSISDVPVVRDFPDVFPDDVAGLPPDREVEFAIDLMPGMLIGCEIS